A part of Aspergillus flavus chromosome 1, complete sequence genomic DNA contains:
- a CDS encoding putative pre-mRNA splicing helicase, whose translation MADQNISQYKYSAMSNLVLQADRRFISRINDEPTGDPESLAGRISIREMGGRMARDDAPKTKKKAGLTDIERGSIREGEDVLAREQKKRQRGQPAQLRGQGILSAADAVVEGLKYRPRTPATRATYDLILTMTANNLGDVPHEVVRSAADAVLEYLKDEDMKDFDKKKEIDDLLGSSMNPKEFNELVNLGKKITDYDAQDEDEDMDGGLQGEGEEELDERQGVAVVFDEEDEDDERMGTVNEVRDDDELSDEDEADQQDAPGTDEPTAEKGDADGLDTEEMVIDGGMDRGDDRGGKALRVSAREIDAYWLQREIGKAYSDAHIQQEKATEALEILGGKGEDGADKPLRDVENDLMELFDYDYPDLVAKLVTNRDKIVWTTRWRRVAEDADARNLVESEMVEAGHRAILDEIRGKTARDDGSSRPEKKIKLDLMDVDVPNAPTPEEKPADGGLVRGLQPKRLINLENLVFHQGNHLMTNPSVKLPQGSTKRTFKGYEEIHVPPPKAKRDPGEKNIPTTELPEWARIGFGSSKELNRIQTKCFPSAFHDDGNMLVCAPTGSGKTNVAMLTVLREIGKNRNPQTGEIMLDDFKIVFISPLKALVQEQVGNLGKRLEPYGIKVAELTGDRQLTKQQIAETQIIVTTPEKFDVVTRKASETSYIKLVRLIIIDEIHLLHDDRGPVIESIVSRTIRKGEQTGEPVRIVGLSATLPNYRDVGSFLRVDPVKGLFHFDGSYRPCPLKQEFIGVTDKKAIKQLKTMNDICYNKVIEQVGQRRNQMLIFVHSRKETAKTAKYIRDKALEMETIGQILRSDAASRAILAEEAESVDDASLKDLLPYGFGIHHAGLSLADRDSVQALFADGSIQVLVCTATLAWGINLPAHTVIIKGTQVYSPEKGSWVELSPQDVLQMLGRAGRPQYDTFGEGIIITSQTEIQYYLSLMNQQLPIESQLISKLADNMNAEVVLGNIRTRDEGVDWLGYTYLFVRMLRSPGLYSVGADYENDDALEQKRVDLIHSAAVVLERAGLVKYEKKTGRLQSTELGRVASHYYIGHNSMLTYSQHLQPSVTTIELFRIFALSDEFKYIPVRQDEKLELAKLLGRVPVPVKEGIDEPHSKINVLLQAYISRLKLDGLALMADMVYVTQSAGRLLRALFEISLRKGWSSVAKTALDLCKMAERRMWPTMTPLRQFPSCPRDIMQKAERIDVPWASYLDLDPPRMGELLGMPKAGRAVCDLVSKFPRLEVQAQVQPVTRSMLRVELTITPNFVWDEALHGTAQDFWIVVEDCDGEEILFHDQFILRKDYAQSEMNEHLVEFTVPITEPMPPNYFISLISDRWMHSETKIAVSFQKLILPERFPPHTPLLAMQSAPVKALKRDEYQNLYSDWQYFNKIQTQTFKSLFDTNDNVFIGAPTGSGKTVCAELALLRHWAKEDSGRAVYIAPFQELVDQRHADWEKRLSKLSGGKTIVKLTGETTADLKLLERADLVLATPTQWDVLSRQWQRRKNVQTVQLFIADELHMLGGYGGYVYEVVVSRMHSIALQLENGMRIIGLSVSLANARDIGEWIGANKHTIYNFSPHARPIPLELHIQSFSIPHFPSLMLAMARPAYSSILQLSPDKPAIIFVPNRKQTRSTAMDLLAACATDDDEDRFLNADVNELAPLLNRVQEQTLAESLSHGIGYYHEALSATDKRIVSHLFSIGAIQVLLASRDVCWELNLTAHLVIVMGTQFFEGREHRYIDYPISEVLQMFGKASRPGEDKIGRGVLMVPSVKREYYKKFLNEALPVESHLQAYLHDAFVTEISTKVVASTQDAVDWMTHTYFYRRLLANPSFYGLTDVSYEGLSTFLSELVENTLKELSEAKIIDLDEEDDSVSPLNAAMIAAYYNISFITMQTFLLSLSSRTKLKGILEIVTSATEFESIQMRRHEDHILRRVYDRVPVKMSQAAYDSPHFKAFVLLQAHFSRMQLTIDLAKDQEVIVSKVLNLLSACVDVLSSEGHLNAMNAMEMSQMVVQAMWDRDSPLKQIPHFSPEVIKVANEFGINDIFEFMEAMDPSENKEYATLVKRLGLDNKQLAQAAAFTNDKYPNIDIDFQVEDPDDITAGEPAYLKVKIEREVEEDEEPDMTVHAPFYTNKKMENWWLVVGDEKTKSLLAIKRVTVGRKLELRLEYIVPTPGEHELTLYLMSDSYVGVDQAPTFNVTAAEGMEEDESEEEDEE comes from the coding sequence ATGGCGGACCAAAATATCTCTCAGTATAAGTACTCGGCGATGTCCAACCTGGTTCTCCAGGCGGACCGTCGTTTCATTTCTCGCATCAACGATGAACCTACCGGAGACCCAGAATCCCTCGCAGGTCGGATTAGTATTCGGGAGATGGGTGGCAGGATGGCGCGTGATGATGCGCCAAagacgaaaaagaaggccGGTCTGACAGATATTGAGCGGGGTTCAATTCGAGAAGGCGAGGACGTCCTCGCCCGAGAACAAAAGAAGCGCCAACGAGGCCAACCAGCACAATTACGAGGCCAAGGTATCCTTTCGGCTGCCGATGCAGTTGTCGAAGGGTTGAAATACCGCCCCCGAACGCCTGCCACCAGAGCGACATATGATCTTATCCTTACCATGACCGCTAATAATCTCGGCGATGTTCCTCACGAAGTCGTACGAAGTGCCGCCGATGCCGTGCTGGAGTACttgaaggatgaggatatgaaAGATTTcgataagaagaaggagatcgaTGATTTGCTTGGCAGTTCTATGAATCCTAAAGAATTCAACGAGCTTGTCAATTTGGGCAAGAAGATTACCGATTACGACGCGcaggacgaagatgaagatatggaCGGTGGTCTTCAAGGTGAAGGTGAGGAGGAACTTGACGAACGCCAAGGTGTTGCCGTTGTtttcgacgaggaagatgaagatgacgagcgGATGGGCACTGTCAATGAAGTGCGAGACGATGATGAGCTGTCGGATGAGGACGAGGCAGATCAGCAGGACGCACCCGGCACTGATGAGCCAACCGCCGAAAAGGGAGACGCCGATGGCCTTGACACCGAGGAAATGGTAATAGATGGCGGCATGGACCGTGGTGATGATCGAGGGGGTAAAGCACTTAGGGTTTCCGCTCGTGAAATTGATGCCTACTGGCTTCAACGTGAGATCGGTAAAGCATACTCAGATGCCCATATCCAACAAGAGAAGGCTACGGAGGCACTTGAGATTCTTGGTGGTAAAGGCGAGGATGGTGCTGACAAGCCACTCCGAGATGTGGAAAACGATCTAATGGAGCTCTTCGACTATGACTATCCCGATCTCGTCGCTAAACTGGTCACCAACCGTGACAAGATTGTTTGGACCACTCGGTGGCGCAGGGTGGCTGAAGATGCGGATGCCCGCAACCTTGTTGAGAGCGAAATGGTTGAAGCCGGACATCGTGCCATTTTGGATGAAATTCGAGGAAAGACAGCCCGTGATGACGGCAGCAGTCGCCCTGAGAAAAAGATCAAGCTCGACCTTATGGATGTTGATGTGCCAAATGCCCCTACCCCAGAAGAAAAGCCAGCCGATGGCGGCTTGGTTAGAGGCCTTCAACCCAAACGGCTCATCAACCTGGAAAACCTCGTCTTCCACCAAGGAAATCACTTGATGACAAACCCTAGTGTCAAATTACCGCAAGGCTCGACCAAGCGCACATTCAAAGGATACGAAGAGATTCACGTGCCACCTCCCAAAGCGAAGAGAGATCCCGGAGAGAAGAACATCCCGACCACAGAACTTCCCGAGTGGGCGCGAATTGGTTTTGGAAGCTCGAAGGAACTCAACCGTATCCAGACGAAATGTTTCCCTTCGGCcttccatgatgatggtAATATGCTTGTCTGTGCGCCTACTGGATCCGGAAAGACAAATGTTGCCATGCTCACCGTCCTTCGAGAGATTGGAAAAAACCGTAACCCTCAAACGGGTGAAATAATGCTCGACGATTTTAAGATCGTTTTTATCTCACCTTTGAAAGCCTTGGTTCAGGAGCAAGTTGGAAACCTTGGCAAGCGTTTGGAGCCCTATGGCATCAAAGTCGCCGAACTCACTGGTGATCGCCAGCTTACAAAGCAGCAAATAGCCGAAACCCAGATCATTGTTACAACTCCAGAGAAGTTCGACGTTGTTACGAGAAAGGCATCGGAGACAAGTTATATTAAACTTGTGCGGCTTATTATCATTGATGAaatccatcttcttcacgATGACCGTGGCCCTGTCATTGAAAGCATCGTCAGTCGGACCATTCGCAAGGGCGAGCAAACTGGTGAACCTGTTCGGATTGTTGGTCTGAGCGCCACCCTCCCTAACTACCGGGATGTGGGAAGCTTCTTGCGAGTTGACCCTGTCAAAGGCCTATTCCATTTTGATGGCTCCTATAGACCTTGTCCGTTGAAGCAGGAGTTCATTGGTGTTACAGACAAGAAGGCCATCAAGCAGTTGAAAACCATGAATGATATCTGTTATAATAAGGTCATTGAGCAAGTTGGGCAGCGTAGGAACCAGATGCTTATCTTCGTTCACTCTCGGAAAGAGACTGCCAAAACTGCGAAGTATATCCGAGACAAGGCCTTGGAGATGGAGACTATTGGTCAAATCTTACGAAGCGATGCTGCTAGCCGAGCCATTTTggccgaagaagcagagTCTGTAGATGACGCATCGCTTAAGGATCTACTCCCCTACGGTTTTGGTATTCATCATGCTGGTCTGAGTCTTGCCGACCGTGACTCAGTCCAGGCACTCTTCGCAGATGGCAGCATTCAGGTTTTAGTTTGTACCGCGACTCTTGCTTGGGGTATTAACCTTCCTGCACATACAGTCATCATCAAGGGCACCCAGGTGTATTCTCCAGAAAAGGGCAGTTGGGTTGAACTGAGCCCTCAAGATGTCCTGCAAATGTTGGGAAGAGCTGGTCGACCGCAATATGACACTTTCGGTGAAggtatcatcatcacttCTCAGACTGAAATTCAGTACTACCTCTCCCTCATGAATCAACAACTCCCTATCGAGAGTCAGCTTATAAGCAAACTTGCGGATAATATGAATGCCGAGGTCGTTCTCGGAAATATCCGGACGCGTGATGAGGGCGTTGACTGGTTGGGTTACACCTACCTCTTCGTCCGTATGCTCCGTTCTCCTGGGCTGTATAGTGTTGGCGCCGATTACGAGAATGACGATGCTTTGGAGCAGAAGCGCGTTGACCTCATCCACTCTGCGGCAGTAGTTTTGGAGCGGGCAGGGCTTGTGAAATacgagaagaagactggTCGTCTGCAGTCTACCGAGCTGGGACGGGTTGCTTCGCACTACTACATTGGCCACAACTCCATGTTAACCTACTCTCAGCATCTTCAGCCGTCGGTTACTACCATTGAGCTTTTCCGAATCTTCGCTCTTAGCGATGAGTTTAAATATATCCCCGTCCGTCAGGACGAGAAGCTTGAACTGGCGAAGCTTCTGGGCCGTGTGCCGGTTCCTGTCAAGGAAGGTATTGATGAGCCTCATTCAAAAATCAATGTTTTGTTGCAGGCTTATATTTCGAGATTGAAGCTCGATGGTCTCGCTTTGATGGCGGACATGGTTTATGTCACGCAATCCGCTGGTCGTCTTCTGCGAGCTTTATTCGAGATTTCGCTAAGGAAGGGTTGGTCGTCTGTTGCTAAGACAGCCCTAGATCTCTGCAAGATGGCTGAAAGACGCATGTGGCCGACAATGACACCTCTTCGTCAGTTCCCATCCTGCCCCAGGGACATCATGCAAAAGGCCGAAAGAATTGACGTGCCGTGGGCAAGCTATCTTGACCTTGATCCTCCGCGTATGGGTGAACTTCTCGGTATGCCGAAGGCCGGACGTGCTGTCTGCGACCTTGTGTCCAAGTTCCCTCGTTTGGAAGTCCAAGCACAAGTCCAACCGGTGACGCGGTCCATGCTACGCGTTGAATTGACCATCACACCCAACTTTGTCTGGGACGAGGCTTTGCATGGAACCGCGCAGGATTTCTGGATTGTAGTTGAGGACTGTGATGGCGAGGAAATTCTTTTCCACGATCAGTTCATACTCCGTAAAGACTATGCACAGTCGGAGATGAACGAGCATCTTGTTGAGTTCACCGTTCCTATCACCGAGCCGATGCCCCCCAATTACTTCATTTCACTCATCTCCGATCGTTGGATGCATTCCGAGACGAAGATCGCTGTCTCCTTCCAAAAATTGATCCTTCCAGAAAGATTCCCCCCGCATACTCCTCTATTGGCCATGCAAAGCGCCCCAGTTAAGGCATTGAAGCGTGACGAGTACCAGAACTTGTACTCCGATTGGCAGTATTTTAATAAGATTCAGACGCAGACCTTCAAGTCGCTCTTTGATACAAATGATAATGTCTTCATCGGTGCGCCTACTGGAAGCGGAAAGACTGTGTGTGCGGAACTTGCGTTACTGCGGCACTGGGCCAAGGAAGATAGCGGCCGCGCTGTCTATATTGCCCCCTTCCAGGAACTGGTTGATCAGCGACATGCTGACTGGGAGAAGAGGTTAAGCAAGCTCTCCGGCGGCAAGACTATTGTAAAGCTTACTGGAGAGACTACGGCTGACCTGAAGCTCTTGGAGCGGGCAGACCTTGTCCTCGCTACTCCAACACAGTGGGATGTCCTTTCAAGGCAATGGCAGAGGCGTAAGAATGTACAGACCGTGCAGCTCTTCATCGCAGATGAGCTCCACATGCTGGGAGGCTATGGAGGCTATGTTTATGAGGTCGTGGTCTCGCGCATGCATTCTATCGCTCTTCAGCTAGAGAATGGCATGCGGATCATTGGTCTAAGCGTGTCGCTCGCCAACGCTCGGGACATCGGCGAATGGATTGGTGCTAACAAACATACCATCTACAACTTCAGCCCTCATGCCCGTCCAATTCCTCTGGAGCTCCATATTCAGTCCTTCAGCAttcctcatttcccctcccttATGCTCGCGATGGCCAGACCAGCATATTCATCGATCCTGCAGCTCTCACCAGACAAGCCTGCAATCATCTTCGTGCCTAACCGCAAGCAGACCCGCTCCACCGCCATGGATCTGCTGGCCGCTTGTGCTaccgacgatgatgaagaccgATTCTTGAATGCCGATGTCAACGAATTAGCTCCGCTACTTAACCGGGTTCAGGAGCAGACCTTGGCTGAGTCACTGTCTCACGGTATCGGATACTATCACGAGGCATTGAGTGCTACAGACAAGCGAATTGTTTCCCACCTTTTCTCGATTGGTGCTATTCAGGTGCTCCTTGCCTCACGGGATGTGTGCTGGGAGCTCAATCTCACAGCACACTTGGTAATCGTTATGGGGACGCAGTTCTTTGAAGGCCGCGAACATCGTTATATCGATTATCCTATCAGCGAAGTTCTGCAAATGTTCGGTAAGGCCTCTCGTCCTGGCGAAGACAAGATCGGGCGAGGCGTGCTCATGGTTCCGTCCGTCAAACGCGAATACTACAAGAAGTTCCTTAACGAGGCGCTTCCTGTAGAGAGCCATTTGCAGGCTTACTTGCATGATGCTTTCGTGACTGAAATCAGCACTAAAGTTGTTGCCTCTACCCAGGATGCCGTCGATTGGATGACGCACACATACTTCTACCGTCGTCTCCTGGCTAACCCCAGCTTCTACGGTCTCACTGATGTCAGCTACGAGGGCCTCAGCACCTTCTTGTCGGAGCTTGTAGAGAACACTTTGAAAGAACTCTCTGAAGCCAAGATCATTGatttggatgaagaagacgataGTGTTTCACCTCTCAATGCCGCCATGATTGCAGCTTACTATAACATCTCTTTCATCACCATGCAGAccttcctcctttctttgtCATCTCGTACCAAGCTCAAGGGTATTCTCGAGATTGTCACATCGGCTACGGAGTTTGAGTCCATCCAGATGCGTCGCCACGAAGACCACATTTTGCGCCGCGTGTACGACCGGGTGCCTGTCAAGATGTCCCAGGCTGCATATGACTCGCCGCACTTCAAGGCCTTCGTTCTGCTCCAAGCTCACTTCTCGCGCATGCAACTTACCATTGACCTGGCGAAGGACCAAGAAGTCATTGTTAGCAAGGTTCTCAACTTGCTTAGCGCATGTGTGGACGTGCTCTCCTCGGAAGGCCATCTGAATGCTATGAACGCCATGGAGATGTCCCAGATGGTTGTCCAGGCAATGTGGGATCGGGATAGCCCTCTCAAGCAGATTCCTCACTTCAGCCCCGAGGTGATTAAGGTGGCGAATGAATTCGGCATCAACGACATCTTCGAATTCATGGAAGCCATGGACCCCTCGGAGAACAAGGAGTACGCTACACTGGTCAAACGCCTTGGTTTGGACAACAAGCAATTGGCACAAGCCGCAGCCTTCACCAACGACAAGTACCCCAACATTGATATCGACTTCCAGGTCGAAGATCCGGACGATATCACTGCTGGCGAGCCTGCGTACCTCAAGGTTAAGATCGAAcgggaagttgaagaagacgaggaacCTGATATGACGGTACACGCGCCCTTCTACACCAacaagaagatggagaactggtggttggtggtgggagATGAGAAGACCAAGAGCTTGCTTGCTATCAAGCGAGTTACCGTTGGACGGAAATTGGAGTTGCGTCTTGAATACATCGTTCCCACCCCTGGCGAGCATGAATTGACATTGTACCTGATGAGCGACAGCTATGTCGGTGTTGACCAGGCGCCAACTTTCAATGTCACCGCCGCCGAGGGaatggaagaggacgagagcgaggaggaagacgaggagtaA
- a CDS encoding oligopeptidase family protein: protein MTIRPMKFTPEVLLGAPRRSAAVPNSSGTLAVYTQTSYSFESHAKTSEIRVLDITTGRSSLITNDPSASSPQWLGNDDLLIWLKTKANGNTSFIVGHAREAGKTYTAGTVPGPVANLKVTVIESGKIGFAVTGKANPDGSLHNPQDAKKPHTTGRLYSSLYVRHWDSYIEPQTNSIWYGLLQQAPLTPATRHAGKYSTSALTNLISVCGLTGVESPIPPFGGSGDFDISPSAIVFVAKDPNENPATHTSCSCYYCPMFSWTSVTAMESQKIYAVKGLQGAMSSPVLSSDGSSIALLAMREDGYESDKNRILYVPNPWSGEMIEAFASPDGEGLWHLSPSAVTFANDDQSLLVQVEENGRGVLYQLPIANFRHSRPSALKKLTHSGYVTDVFPASANSSKLLVASNSLVENSRWTIIDPQSPESPKVISSLSRGGAAFGLSPAQVDEIWFRGAEDHPVHAWVVKPSDFKPGNKYPLAYLIHGGPQGAWNDQWSTRWNPAVFAEQGYVVITPNPTGSTGYGQAFTDAIRGSWGGLPYIDLEKGLDYIEKNLDYVDTTRAVALGASFGGYMVNWIQGHELGRRFKALVTHDGIFSMRSLLSTEELYFPVRDLQGPYWKVPENWDKWDPSRFTGNWQTPHLVIHNELDYRLTIAEGLAAFNVLQMRGVDSQFLTFPDENHWVLNPENSLMWHRTIFNFINKYVGLPSESRADLENGVANMSL, encoded by the exons ATGACCATTCGTCCAATGAAGTTCACACCGGA GGTCCTGCTGGGAGCTCCTCGGCGGTCCGCCGCCGTGCCCAATTCATCCGGCACTTTAGCTGTCTACACCCAAACCTCCTACTCCTTCGAGTCACATGCGAAGACCAGCGAAATACGAGTATTAGATATCACCACTGGTCGATCTTCTCTAATTACAAATGATCCAAGTGCGAGCTCTCCACAGTGGCTGGGGAACGATGACCTTTTGATATGGCTCAAAACAAAGGCAAACGGCAATACGAGCTTCATAGTTGGGCATGCTCGAGAGGCAGGCAAGACTTACACTGCTGGAACAGTCCCTGGACCCGTGGCGAATCTTAAGGTCACCGTCATTGAGTCAGGAAAGATTGGTTTCGCTGTAACTGGAAAGGCGAATCCGGATGGGTCCCTTCATAACCCTCAAGATGCCAAAAAGCCTCACACTACTGGGAGACTGTACTCCTCACTATACGTTAGGCACTGGGACTCGTACATCGAGCCCCAGACAAATTCCATCTGGTACGGCCTATTACAACAAGCCCCATTGACCCCTGCCACCAGACATGCAGGAAAGTACTCAACTTCGGCTCTAACAAACCTGATCTCGGTGTGCGGTTTAACCGGCGTTGAATCGCCAATCCCACCTTTTGGAGGTTCTGGGGATTTTGACATCAGCCCGTCTGCAATTGTCTTCGTAGCTAAGGACCCTAATGAGAACCCTGCCACGCATACCTCCTGCTCGTGTTATTATTGTCCGATGTTTTCTTGGACTAGTGTGACTGCAATGGAATCTCAGAAGATATATGCAGTCAAAGGTCTTCAAGGAGCCATGTCTTCCCCCGTCCTCTCGTCAGATGGCAGCTCCATCGCTCTCCTCGCGATGAGGGAAGACGGCTATGAGTCTGACAAGAACAGAATACTTTATGTGCCCAACCCCTGGAGTGGAGAGATGATAGAGGCTTTCGCGTCCCCAGATGGAGAGGGTTTGTGGCACCTAAGTCCATCAGCCGTCACATTCGCAAACGACGATCAGTCCCTCCTCGTCCAAGTCGAGGAAAACGGCCGAGGAGTCTTATACCAGCTTCCTATCGCTAACTTCCGCCATTCTCGCCCTTCTGCGTTGAAGAAGCTGACACATTCGGGCTACGTGACTGATGTGTTTCCTGCTTCAGCTAATTCATCCAAGCTGCTCGTTGCAAGCAACAGTTTAGTGGAAAACAGCCGGTGGACAATTATCGACCCACAGTCTCCTGAGAGCCCCAAGGTCATATCTTCCCTTTCTCGTGGTGGTGCTGCATTTGGACTGTCTCCAGCGCAGGTTGATGAAATTTGGTTCAGGGGAGCCGAAGACCATCCTGTTCATGCCTGGGTCGTGAAGCCATCCGATTTCAAGCCTGGCAACAAATATCCCCTCGCATACCTCATTCATGGAGGTCCGCAAGGAGCATGGAATGATCAGTGGAGCACGCGCTGGAATCCCGCTGTTTTTGCTGAGCAAGGTTACGTGGTCATCACTCCCAACCCCACAGGCAGTACCGGCTACGGACAGGCATTTACAGATGCAATCCGTGGTTCCTGGGGAGGACTCCCCTACATTGATCTCGAAAAGGGATTAGACTATATTGAGAAGAATCTGGACTATGTCGACACAACTCGAGCTGTGGCACTAGGGGCATCGTTCGGTGGGTATATGGTAAATTGGATCCAGGGCCATGAGCTTGGTCGCCGATTCAAGGCTCTCGTGACCCATGATGGTATATTCAGTATGCGCTCTCTGTTGAGCACTGAGGAGCTCTACTTCCCTGTTCGAGACCTCCAGGGCCCCTACTGGAAAGTTCCAGAGAACTGGGACAAGTGGGACCCGTCCCGATTCACAGGGAACTGGCAAACCCCCCATTTGGTCATTCATAACGAACTGGATTATCGGTTGACCATTGCCGAGGGACTTGCTGCCTTCAACGTCTTGCAGATGAGGGGCGTGGACAGTCAATTTTTGACGTTCCCTGATGAGAATCACTGGGTCCTGAATCCAGAGAATTCTCTCATGTGGCACCGCACTATCTTTAACTTCATCAACAAGTACGTTGGGTTGCCGTCGGAAAGCAGGGCGGATTTAGAAAATGGCGTGGCTAATATGTCTCTATAA